In Luteolibacter sp. Y139, the following proteins share a genomic window:
- a CDS encoding winged helix-turn-helix transcriptional regulator, translating to MPAKPKSQSLPRRSPCPVACALDLLGDRWTMLVIRDLFLGKQRFDEFLASPEGIATNILADRLKHLHEQGLVTKTPDDQDRRRFHYQLTPTGKSLHEVIIPLARWGLANLPKTKLHPAAAKALR from the coding sequence GTGCCCGCGAAACCGAAATCGCAATCCCTGCCCCGCCGTTCCCCCTGCCCGGTCGCCTGCGCCCTCGATCTCCTCGGCGACCGCTGGACCATGCTCGTCATCCGCGACCTCTTCCTCGGCAAGCAGCGCTTCGATGAATTCCTCGCCTCCCCCGAAGGCATCGCCACCAATATCCTCGCCGACCGCCTCAAGCACCTCCACGAGCAAGGCCTAGTCACCAAGACCCCCGACGACCAAGACCGCCGCCGCTTCCACTACCAGCTCACCCCCACCGGCAAATCCCTCCACGAAGTCATCATCCCCCTCGCCCGCTGGGGCCTCGCCAACCTCCCAAAGACCAAGCTCCACCCCGCCGCCGCCAAAGCCCTGCGCTAA
- a CDS encoding DinB family protein — MKTTDNASPQSPVALAPPGAGLPWLEKKMLGYGLGLYSKVTDRERAMERFLGEAESVLSLATPLSEEEGRRAVLVKRLRGMEDSSRYWSPYMIVQHLVIVDKAMLMMIRMLSAGKTTDRKSSTADVKPSPDAGPEALDEFRELLVRWQETLSGIPDLRSGSRHPHPWFGPLDAHGWSCVAGLHHGIHRRQMEAVLRDQR; from the coding sequence ATGAAAACGACTGACAATGCTTCCCCGCAATCTCCTGTGGCCCTGGCACCTCCAGGTGCGGGCTTGCCGTGGCTGGAAAAGAAAATGCTGGGCTATGGCTTGGGGTTGTATTCCAAGGTGACGGACCGCGAGCGGGCGATGGAGCGCTTTCTGGGGGAGGCGGAGAGCGTGCTATCGCTGGCAACTCCGCTCAGTGAGGAAGAAGGCAGGCGGGCGGTGCTGGTGAAGCGCTTGCGGGGGATGGAGGACAGCAGTCGCTATTGGTCGCCCTATATGATCGTCCAGCATCTGGTGATCGTGGACAAGGCGATGCTGATGATGATCCGGATGCTTTCCGCGGGTAAGACGACGGATCGCAAGTCGAGTACGGCTGATGTGAAGCCATCGCCGGATGCAGGACCGGAGGCGCTCGATGAATTTCGAGAACTGCTGGTGCGTTGGCAGGAGACGCTTTCAGGGATCCCGGACTTGCGAAGTGGCTCGCGGCATCCGCATCCGTGGTTTGGGCCATTGGATGCCCATGGGTGGTCCTGTGTGGCGGGGTTGCATCACGGGATTCACCGGAGGCAGATGGAAGCAGTATTGAGAGACCAGAGGTAA